Below is a window of Streptomyces sp. ITFR-16 DNA.
GCTGCATGTCATGGGCGAGGGCCAGCACGACGGCGTCGGCGCGGTCAACGCCCCCGCGGTGGTCCTCGCCACCGGCGGCATGGGCCAGGTCTTCTCCGCCACCACCAACCCCTCGGTCGCCACCGGCGACGGCGTGGCCCTGGCGCTGCGGGCCGGGGCGGAGGTCTCGGACCTGGAGTTCGTCCAGTTCCACCCCACCGTCCTCTTCCTCGGCGCCGACTCCGAGGGCCAGCAGCCGCTGGTCTCCGAAGCGGTACGGGGCGAGGGCGCCCATCTCGTCGACGCGCACGGCACACGCTTCATGGTCGGACAGCACGAGCTGGCGGAGCTGGCCCCCCGCGACATCGTCGCCAAGGGCATCACCCGCCAGATGCAGCTGCACGGCACCGAGCACATGTATCTGGACGCCCGCCACTTCGGCGCCGAGATGTGGGAGCGGCACTTCCCCACCATCCTGGCGGCCTGCCGCGCCCATGGCATCGACCCGGTCACCGAGCCGATCCCGGTCGCACCGGCCGCGCACCACGCCTCCGGCGGCGTCCGCACCGACCTGCGGGGCCGGACGACCGTGCCCGGCCTGTACGCCTGCGGCGAGGTCGCCTGCACCGGTGTGCACGGCGCGAACCGGCTGGCGTCCAACTCGCTGCTCGAAGGTCTCGTCTTCGCCGAGCGCATCGCGGCGGACATCGTCGCCGAGCGCCCCCGTGCCGGCGCGGCCGTCGAGTCGGCCCCGGTGCCCTCGCCGCTGCTGCCCCCCGAGGCCCGGACCACGATCCAGCGCATCATGACGCGCGGCGCCGGCGTCGTACGGTCCGCCGACAGCCTCGCCCGGGCCGCCGACGAGCTGGAGGACCTGCACCGCAGCGCGTTCCTGAACGCCGGGGCCGCCGAGCCGAAGGTCGCGGTGCCCGGCGTCGAGGCCTGGGAGGTCACCAACCTGCTCCTGGTCTCCCGGGTGCTGGTCGCCGCCGCCCGCGAGCGCGAGGAGACGCGCGGCTGCCACTGGCGCGAGGACCGGCCCGAGCGCGACGACGAGCACTGGCGCCGTCACCTCGTCGTGCGGCTCTCGCCCGACCGCACCCTCGTCCTCCGTCGGACGGATACCGAGGCGTTCGGGCCCGTGGACGGAGCCGGGGCAGCAGACTGCGCAGCAACGAGCACTACCCATCCCACCCCCGAGGAGCCGTAACCGTGAGCACGCCCGAAGAGAATCCGCGCCCCACACCCGTGGACGTACCGCTGATCCAGATCGGCGCGCCCGCACCTGCCGCGGGCGGCTGCGGTGACGGCTGCGGCTGCGGCGGGGACGACGGCTACGAGGAGTGCGGGCTCGACCCCGCGCTCATCGGGCTCCTGACCGAGGCGGGCCTGGACCCGATCCAGGTCGAGGACATCGCGCACCTGGCGATCGCGGAGGACCTCGACGGCGGGGTGGACGTCACGACCGTGGCCACCGTCCCGGAGGACGCCATGGCCACCGGCGACTTCACCGCCCGCGAGGCGGGTGTGGTGGCCGGTCTGCGCGTCGCCGAGGCCGTGCTGTCCATCGTCTGTACGTCCGAGTTCGAAGTCGAGCGCCATGTCGAGGACGGCGACCGCGTCGCCCCCGGCCAGAAGCTGCTGACCGTCACCACCCGCACCCGCGACCTGCTCACCGGCGAGCGCAGCGCGCTCAACCTGCTGTGCCGGCTCTCCGGGATCGCCACCGCGACCCGCGCCTGGGCCGACGCGCTGGAGGGGACGAAGGCCGAGGTCCGCGACACCCGCAAGACGACCCCGGGGCTGCGCGCCCTGGAGAAGTACGCGGTGCGCTGCGGCGGCGGCGTCAACCACCGGTTCTCGCTGTCCGACGCCGCGCTCGTCAAGGACAACCACGTCGTCGCTGCGGGCGGGGTCGCCGAGGCGTTCAAGCGGGTCAGGGACGTCTTCCCGGAGGTGCCGATCGAGGTCGAGGTCGACACCCTGGAGCAGGTCACCGAGGTGCTGGACGCGGGCGCCGACCTGATCCTGCTGGACAACTTCACCCCCGCGCAGACGGCCGAGGCCGTCGCGCTGGTGGGCGGGCGGGCGTTCCTGGAGTCCTCCGGCCGGCTCACCCTGGACTCGGCCCGCGCCTACGCCGAGGCCGGTGTGGACTACCTGGCCGTCGGCGGGCTCACCCACTCCTCGCCGATCCTCGACATCGGCCTGGACTTCCGCGACACCGACGGGGCCGGCGTCTGATGCTGCTCACCATCGACGTCGGAAACACCCACACCGTTCTCGGGCTGTTCGACGGTGAGGAGATCGTCGAGCACTGGCGCGTCTCCACCGACGCCCGCCGCACCGCCGACGAGCTCGCGGTGCTGCTCCAGGGCCTGATGGGCATGCACCCGCTGCTCGGCATGGAGCTGGGCGACGGGATCGAGGGCATCGCGATCTGCTCCACCGTCCCGGCCGTCCTGCACGAGCTGCGCGAGGTGACCCGCCGCTACTACGGCGACGTCCCCGCGGTCCTGGTCGAGCCGGGCATCAAGACCGGGGTGCCGATCCTCATGGACAACCCGAAGGAGGTCGGCGCCGACCGCATCATCAACGCGGTGGCGGCCGTCGATCTGTACGGCGGTCCGGCGATCGTCGTCGACTTCGGCACGGCCACCACCTTCGACGCGGTCTCCGCCCGGGGCGAGTACACGGGCGGCGTCATCGCACCCGGCATCGAGATCTCCGTCGAGGCGCT
It encodes the following:
- a CDS encoding type III pantothenate kinase produces the protein MLLTIDVGNTHTVLGLFDGEEIVEHWRVSTDARRTADELAVLLQGLMGMHPLLGMELGDGIEGIAICSTVPAVLHELREVTRRYYGDVPAVLVEPGIKTGVPILMDNPKEVGADRIINAVAAVDLYGGPAIVVDFGTATTFDAVSARGEYTGGVIAPGIEISVEALGVKGAQLRKIELARPRSVIGKNTVEAMQAGIIYGFAGQVDGVVERMKKELASDPDDVTVIATGGLAPMVLNESSVIDEHEPWLTLIGLRLVYERNVSRL
- the nadC gene encoding carboxylating nicotinate-nucleotide diphosphorylase, yielding MSTPEENPRPTPVDVPLIQIGAPAPAAGGCGDGCGCGGDDGYEECGLDPALIGLLTEAGLDPIQVEDIAHLAIAEDLDGGVDVTTVATVPEDAMATGDFTAREAGVVAGLRVAEAVLSIVCTSEFEVERHVEDGDRVAPGQKLLTVTTRTRDLLTGERSALNLLCRLSGIATATRAWADALEGTKAEVRDTRKTTPGLRALEKYAVRCGGGVNHRFSLSDAALVKDNHVVAAGGVAEAFKRVRDVFPEVPIEVEVDTLEQVTEVLDAGADLILLDNFTPAQTAEAVALVGGRAFLESSGRLTLDSARAYAEAGVDYLAVGGLTHSSPILDIGLDFRDTDGAGV
- a CDS encoding L-aspartate oxidase; the encoded protein is MTGIRLTAPAPGWSIDADVVVVGSGVAGLTTALRCAAAGLSTVVVTKARLDDGSTRWAQGGVAAALGEGDTPEQHLDDTLVAGAGLCDEAAVRTLVTEGPDAVRRLIGTGAHFDTADDGSIALGREGGHHRRRIAHAGGDATGAEISRALVEAVREAALHTVENALVLDLLTDAEGRTAGITLHVMGEGQHDGVGAVNAPAVVLATGGMGQVFSATTNPSVATGDGVALALRAGAEVSDLEFVQFHPTVLFLGADSEGQQPLVSEAVRGEGAHLVDAHGTRFMVGQHELAELAPRDIVAKGITRQMQLHGTEHMYLDARHFGAEMWERHFPTILAACRAHGIDPVTEPIPVAPAAHHASGGVRTDLRGRTTVPGLYACGEVACTGVHGANRLASNSLLEGLVFAERIAADIVAERPRAGAAVESAPVPSPLLPPEARTTIQRIMTRGAGVVRSADSLARAADELEDLHRSAFLNAGAAEPKVAVPGVEAWEVTNLLLVSRVLVAAAREREETRGCHWREDRPERDDEHWRRHLVVRLSPDRTLVLRRTDTEAFGPVDGAGAADCAATSTTHPTPEEP